The Nostoc sp. 'Lobaria pulmonaria (5183) cyanobiont' genome window below encodes:
- a CDS encoding hybrid sensor histidine kinase/response regulator, which produces MLNINRLQLQDISKMPTNSLVAKVASAIAVFVGSLVLVGWCLGIEVLKRGFPGSPATMKVNTALCFVLCGVSLSLFLKGEQGSRGAGKQRSRGERTIQNYPHSSTAPLPTLTLLISQVCAIAVTTIVALTLCEYLFGWNLGIDELVFRDSRTSIATLYPGRMGVNTALNFILVSVALEILIHPKTHRSYWYAQIIALIATLISFQALMGYAYKVKVLYGLAPYTTSMALHTAVLFLLLSMGILWVRADQGLMRVVTSDSYGGLLARRLLIAAIAVPFILGWVIVEGQRAGQYDPAFAVSVFAIVLIVIFTILIWQSARVIERLSYQRDLAQKALRTYEAKLGSFVDANVIGILFGDVDGGIQQANDELLRMIGYTREDLLAGRLSWRNITPPEYLYLDERGVAEAQGNTNAACTPYEKEFICKDGSRIPVLVGYVLLGENREESVAFILDLSERKQAEAEQQKLASLVENSSDFIGIATLEGQLLYINDAGQKLVGFTNLSEVRQKAVLDYFMPKDKAYFQEYILPTVLSEGCWQGEFCFRHLQTGQPIPVDYNIFTVTDNNTGQPIALATVTRDISEQKQAKEQILQLNRDLQRRITELQTLLEVIPIGIGIAEDPECQNIKVNPAFGKQLGISSDTNGSLNAPVDERPTSFKIYREGRELSTEELPMQYSATHGVEILDCELDVVHENGKIVKLLYYVAPLFDEEGKTRGSVGAFLDITERKQAEEVLLNQQKWLEDVLNLMPRPLLFIEPGTARVTFANRSADELAGGEFPKGVPAVDYHTVYHYTDAIASRIPNELMPGVRVARGERLNGLEVDWHTPAGVRSLLVFADTLPAMHGHPATCILVFQEISNLKQAEKALSLGYKRLKLLFDTANDLLSSQEPVLLIDSVYQKLRDQIGLDIYFNYLVEDNSQVMRLESYSGISQEMVQEVEWLTFGQGVSGGVALSRHPIAVENVQQSTDLQTELIRSLGITAYYAYPLLAQGRLLGTLSFGSRTLLSFTDNQKGMMQAVCDQIAIAMERASLIAFLQQQTEQLQEANRMKDEFLGILSHELRSPLNAILGWAQLLQRSKLSDTQMARATETIERNAKAQTQLIEDLLDISRMSRGKLRLDVRTCNLVLIIESAIETVSLAAQSKEIDLRFSLIPSKETRNAPPGILPVVTIEPNSDWGLGVNRENLEFSAAQSQINQHSEDSKLGENSQFLVSGDFERLQQIIWNLLSNAIKFTPVGGRVEVQLSVISGQEKQQTTDKYAQIQVIDTGIGISPNFLPYVFDRFRQADSSNTRIYGGLGLGLAIVRHLVELHGGTVHVNSPGEQQGATFTVKLPLLKNSSLLSLLGVRVLVVDEQADTREFITTVLEQYQAEVKAVASVSEALQLITQWKPNALVSDISMPQEDGYSLIHKVRSQPPELGGNIPAAALTDDTKEEDRLRAIQEGYQLHLPKPIKAAELATVIASLVGRT; this is translated from the coding sequence ATGTTAAATATCAACCGCTTGCAGCTGCAAGATATATCTAAAATGCCTACAAATTCACTTGTGGCAAAAGTCGCAAGTGCGATCGCTGTTTTTGTTGGCAGCTTGGTACTAGTTGGTTGGTGTCTTGGCATTGAAGTTCTTAAGCGCGGCTTCCCTGGTAGTCCTGCCACAATGAAAGTCAACACAGCACTGTGTTTTGTGCTGTGTGGTGTGTCGCTATCGCTATTTTTAAAAGGAGAGCAGGGGAGCAGGGGAGCAGGGAAGCAGAGGAGCAGGGGGGAAAGAACAATTCAAAATTACCCGCACAGTTCCACAGCCCCCTTGCCCACACTCACTCTTCTCATCTCTCAGGTCTGTGCAATAGCTGTCACCACAATTGTGGCACTTACCCTCTGTGAATATCTGTTCGGCTGGAATCTTGGCATTGATGAGCTGGTGTTTCGCGATTCACGAACTAGTATAGCGACATTGTATCCGGGGCGAATGGGGGTGAACACAGCACTGAACTTTATACTGGTCAGCGTCGCCCTAGAGATTTTGATTCATCCAAAAACCCACCGCAGTTATTGGTATGCCCAGATTATCGCTCTGATTGCTACTTTAATTTCCTTTCAAGCACTGATGGGCTATGCCTACAAAGTGAAAGTTCTCTATGGACTTGCCCCTTATACAACATCAATGGCGTTACACACAGCAGTGTTGTTCCTCTTGCTAAGTATGGGCATTCTGTGGGTGCGGGCAGACCAGGGGTTAATGAGGGTAGTTACAAGTGATAGTTACGGCGGCTTACTTGCACGTCGTTTATTAATTGCAGCGATCGCAGTACCTTTTATATTGGGGTGGGTAATTGTTGAAGGTCAACGAGCAGGACAATACGATCCGGCATTTGCAGTATCGGTGTTTGCGATCGTTCTGATTGTGATTTTTACTATTTTGATTTGGCAAAGTGCTAGGGTTATTGAACGCCTCAGCTATCAACGCGATCTTGCCCAAAAAGCACTGAGAACCTACGAAGCTAAACTAGGGAGTTTTGTAGATGCTAACGTCATTGGCATTCTGTTTGGCGATGTGGATGGCGGTATCCAGCAGGCAAACGACGAATTATTAAGGATGATTGGTTACACGCGCGAGGATTTGTTAGCCGGTAGGTTAAGTTGGCGCAATATCACACCACCAGAGTATCTATACTTGGATGAGCGAGGTGTTGCCGAAGCCCAAGGAAATACCAACGCTGCTTGTACGCCCTACGAGAAAGAATTTATTTGCAAGGATGGTAGCCGTATCCCGGTTTTAGTTGGTTACGTGTTGCTAGGAGAAAACCGCGAAGAGTCAGTAGCGTTTATCCTCGATTTGAGCGAACGCAAACAAGCAGAAGCAGAACAACAAAAATTAGCATCCCTGGTAGAAAATAGCTCTGACTTTATCGGCATTGCCACTCTTGAGGGTCAATTACTCTACATAAATGATGCAGGTCAAAAGTTGGTAGGGTTTACCAACCTTAGTGAAGTAAGGCAAAAAGCAGTATTAGATTACTTCATGCCCAAAGACAAAGCCTATTTTCAAGAATATATACTGCCGACTGTACTATCAGAAGGGTGCTGGCAGGGAGAATTCTGCTTTCGGCATCTCCAAACAGGTCAACCGATACCAGTTGATTACAATATCTTCACTGTTACAGATAACAACACAGGTCAGCCAATTGCCTTAGCAACTGTGACTCGCGACATCAGTGAGCAAAAGCAGGCCAAGGAACAAATATTACAACTAAATAGGGATCTACAGCGCCGGATTACTGAATTACAAACTTTGTTAGAGGTAATTCCTATTGGAATTGGCATTGCCGAAGATCCAGAATGCCAAAATATTAAGGTCAACCCTGCTTTTGGCAAGCAGTTGGGAATATCCTCAGATACAAATGGCTCCCTCAACGCTCCCGTGGATGAAAGACCGACAAGCTTTAAAATCTACCGCGAGGGAAGGGAACTTTCAACAGAGGAACTCCCAATGCAGTACTCTGCTACTCATGGTGTCGAAATTCTCGATTGTGAACTTGATGTCGTTCATGAAAATGGCAAAATCGTCAAGCTGTTGTACTATGTTGCTCCCCTGTTTGACGAAGAGGGTAAAACTAGAGGAAGTGTCGGTGCATTTTTAGATATTACGGAGCGCAAACAGGCAGAGGAAGTACTCCTAAATCAGCAAAAATGGTTAGAGGATGTGTTAAATCTGATGCCAAGACCTTTGCTGTTTATCGAACCAGGAACGGCGCGGGTAACTTTTGCCAATCGCTCTGCCGACGAATTAGCTGGGGGCGAATTTCCCAAAGGTGTACCAGCCGTAGATTACCACACAGTCTACCACTACACAGATGCGATCGCCAGCCGCATCCCCAATGAACTTATGCCAGGAGTGCGGGTTGCCCGTGGCGAACGCCTGAATGGATTGGAGGTGGACTGGCACACTCCGGCTGGTGTGCGCTCTCTACTAGTATTTGCTGATACCTTGCCAGCAATGCACGGTCATCCAGCTACCTGCATCTTAGTGTTCCAAGAAATCAGCAACCTCAAGCAGGCAGAAAAAGCACTTTCATTAGGTTACAAAAGGCTAAAGCTACTATTTGACACAGCCAACGATTTACTATCAAGCCAGGAACCAGTACTACTAATCGATAGCGTCTACCAAAAACTAAGAGACCAAATTGGTTTAGATATTTACTTTAACTATTTGGTTGAGGATAACTCTCAAGTAATGCGGCTAGAGTCTTACAGTGGCATTTCCCAGGAAATGGTACAGGAAGTTGAGTGGTTAACATTTGGTCAAGGAGTTTCTGGTGGTGTAGCGCTCTCACGCCATCCTATAGCTGTAGAGAATGTGCAGCAATCAACTGACTTGCAAACAGAATTGATTCGCTCTTTAGGTATTACTGCTTATTATGCCTACCCATTGCTCGCCCAAGGACGGCTATTGGGTACTCTTTCTTTTGGCAGCCGCACTCTGTTAAGCTTCACTGACAATCAAAAAGGGATGATGCAAGCAGTATGTGACCAAATAGCGATCGCAATGGAACGGGCTAGTTTAATTGCTTTTTTGCAACAACAAACTGAGCAGTTGCAAGAAGCCAACCGGATGAAGGATGAGTTTCTAGGAATATTGTCTCACGAATTGCGATCGCCCCTGAATGCCATCCTTGGCTGGGCGCAATTACTGCAACGAAGCAAGCTCAGTGATACCCAAATGGCTAGAGCAACGGAGACAATTGAGCGCAACGCCAAAGCGCAAACCCAGCTAATTGAAGACTTGCTGGATATATCGCGGATGAGTAGAGGTAAGTTACGCCTCGATGTCCGTACTTGTAATTTAGTTCTCATAATTGAGTCAGCCATCGAGACTGTTAGTTTAGCCGCCCAATCCAAGGAAATCGATTTGAGATTTTCCCTCATTCCTTCAAAAGAAACGCGAAATGCGCCACCGGGGATACTCCCCGTGGTAACAATCGAGCCAAATTCAGATTGGGGATTAGGAGTTAATCGCGAAAATCTCGAATTTTCAGCAGCACAATCCCAAATCAATCAACACTCAGAGGACAGCAAACTGGGCGAAAATTCTCAATTCTTAGTTTCCGGGGATTTCGAGCGCTTGCAACAAATCATCTGGAATCTGCTATCCAATGCCATCAAATTTACACCCGTTGGAGGAAGGGTAGAGGTGCAATTGTCAGTAATCAGTGGACAAGAAAAACAACAGACAACAGATAAATATGCCCAAATTCAGGTGATTGATACAGGCATTGGTATCAGCCCTAATTTTCTTCCTTACGTTTTCGATCGCTTTCGTCAAGCTGATAGTTCTAACACTAGAATCTATGGTGGATTAGGACTAGGATTAGCGATCGTCCGTCATTTAGTAGAATTACATGGTGGTACTGTCCATGTAAATAGTCCAGGTGAACAGCAAGGAGCAACGTTTACAGTCAAACTACCACTTCTAAAGAATTCTTCCCTTCTCTCCCTGCTTGGTGTGCGCGTGCTGGTAGTAGACGAGCAAGCCGATACCCGTGAATTCATCACCACAGTCCTCGAACAGTACCAAGCCGAAGTTAAAGCTGTAGCATCAGTTTCAGAAGCATTGCAGTTAATTACACAGTGGAAACCAAATGCTTTAGTCAGCGACATCAGTATGCCCCAAGAGGATGGTTACTCTTTGATCCATAAAGTGCGATCGCAACCACCAGAACTAGGGGGAAATATTCCAGCCGCAGCGTTGACAGATGATACTAAAGAAGAGGATCGGCTGCGAGCTATACAAGAAGGTTATCAGCTACATTTACCTAAACCTATTAAAGCCGCTGAGTTAGCTACAGTAATCGCCAGCCTTGTTGGACGGACTTAA